The Gloeocapsopsis sp. IPPAS B-1203 region TATGGTTGAATCTTCAAAAACGTCTCGCGCCAATATCATTTCTGTTTCTGTTGGATCATTGAGCACAACCATATTGCTACCGTAGTAGAATATTCCTTCTTTTTCCAAAACTTCCTCGTTATACTCGGCAATTAGCAGATCGAGCCTAGGATTACGTAGTAAGTTTTGAATATTGTTGTTGTATTCTTTGTTCAAGACTTTTGGCGAACGATTAACAAAAACACCATCTTGACATACCGCCCCAATTGTCCAGTTAGGATGTTGCAAAAGAATGTGATCGATTGTTTCTTGCAATTCGCCTACAGAAACACGATTGAACGTGATAATTGGTATTCTAGCGTGATTGCCAGACTCAAAAAAGGTTTCGAGAATGTGTGATGGCACATCCACGCTTTCGCCAACAGCAGGATTAAGATGCATAAAAATACCTGGCGCTGCATTAATTTCAATGATGCCAAAATTGCCTGATTTCCAGGATTGAGAAAGGCTATGGGTGATGACATCAATGCCAAGGCAAGTTAAGCGAAAATGCTGAGCAATGTCTTGCGCCAAAATGATGTTGTCGTGATGAACATCGCGGGTTGCATCAATACTGAATCCGCCAGCAGAAAGATTAGCAACTTTACGCAGAGACACAGTACGCTCTTGCTCTAGTATGCTATCTAGCGATAAGCCTTGTTCTTCTAGATAAAGTTCCATAGCCTCATCGCACTGAATTTTACTCATTGCAGAGGTTGGCGTGTCTAGACGTGCTGGTTTACGATTTTCGCGCTCAATTAACTCAGCAACTGTAGATTCACCATCACCAATAACGGATGCGGGACGCCGTTCAGTTGCAGCAACAAACCTGCCGTTGACACACAGTAACCGAAAATCTGATCCTGAGATGCTTTTTTCTACAATGATCCGAATTGGTTGATCTTCTGGAATCGCATTGACTGCTCTATTGTAAGCAGATTTGAGTTCCTCAGAATTTTGCACATCTGCGGTGACACCGATTCCTTTATGTCCCACTACAGGTTTCACTGCAACTGGATAACCAATGTCTGCTGCTGCTGCCGTAGCTTCTTTGAGAGAAGTCACAAGATCGCCACCTGGAACAGGAAAACCAAGTGTCCCTAAAAAAGCCTTACAGTCATCTTTACGTGTTGTAAAGTCTGAATCGAGGTGACTATCACAATCAAAGGTTGTCGCTACACCGCGTACTTGTTTGCTACCATAGCCATATTGCATTAACCCTTCATCCCAAAGATAGAATGTGGGAATGCTCTTTTTATCAGCCGTACGTAGTAAAGCATAAACTGTAGGACCACCGTACACTGATTGGCGAAATTTGTTTTGAAGTATCCTAATTTGCTCTTCGTATACTATTTCGCGGTTTTGGGTAATTGCTTCAAACCAGTCCCAAACAAAATAAACAACTGCGCGGGCTGTTTTACCATGCAATGATTGTACCGCGATTCTGGCATACTCTGGATGGTACTGAATGCTCCAGTGCTCCAAATGCAAACCCATATCAAGTTTTCCTACTTCGGAAACTGTACGAGCAAATAGATGTGCATGAGATTGGTACTTTTCTGTGCGCAGTTGCGGGTAGCGATCGCCAATTACAGCAACATATTCTTCGATCGATAAGGGCTTTTCGTACTCTGTCAGTGCAATATCAAAGACAATCGCACCGGTTTCTAAATATTGATTGGGACCTTCGTAATGTTTAAGATTGAAGACATCAAAGACATCAGTTGCTCTAGCATTTACTCTCACGACATCTGTACTTGCGCTTTGTACCATTGAGTTTCTCCCAAGAACTATCATGTGGACGCCTAATTGCGTCTTACGTTACTGCTTAGTGATGACTATTAATAAGCCGAAGACTAGGATATACGCGATCGCTGTACCATTTGGTTTCGTGCGTAAGCTTCCTTGAATAGTGAACCTACACTCTGCCTTAATTCTTTGAGAAAGATTATCTTTAATGCAATTGTTTTGCAGCCATCTCAAGGTATAGTTTTGTATACTTTAGACTTCATAACTAAAAATTTATTCTCGTTAATCATTTTATTACTGAGATATATAACCTGCGAAAGGTACGCTCTGACTTCTTCTATGAGTAAATATAGAAATGATTAAAGAAGTTTAGGAGACAGCATTATGCACAATATGGAAGCTGCTCTTCGAGAAGAAATTCGGCAACTAGCAGAAGAAGCTTTTCATAGAAGACTTATCTCTGGATATGGCGATGGTCCAACCAAGAATGAGTACCAAATTGTCTTTAAAGGAAAACCAAGACATCTCCCTCTTAAGAGAGCACGTGCCTTTTTAGATAACTTAATTTTGAGAAGTCGTGTTAGAGAAGCTTCATCAGTGTAAATTATAAATAACAATGACTTTGCAATAAAAGCAATCTTCATAAATAAGGCTTAAAAGTAAAAGACCCCAGTGTAGGGTCTTTTTTGATTATGGTAGTAATTTATACATTGATTTTTACGCATACTAAACAGTAAGTTGAAAACTTCTGTATATAAATCTACCAAACGGGTAGTAGCACAGATAATATTATTGTGATTTATTTAGTATATAAGTAGGACTTATGTACATTTCCATCACCCTCTGTTTAAACTTTTGTAGCTATCAGAGGTAGGTCGGCAAAGAAGTAACAAAGGTTGAAACTTACAATTCCACCAATGGCACTTAAGTCCTAACCCTAAAAAATAACTTGGAGGGAATATGGCGCAGAGCCAAACTAAAGGTCAATTGGTTATTATCGGTGGAGCAGAAGATAAAGAAGGAGAATGCACTATCCTACGAGAATTTGTGCGTCGTGCAGGAGGAACCAAAGCACGGATTGTCATTATGACAGCAGCGACAGAATTACCAAGAGAAGTAGGAGAAAATTACATCAGAATCTTTGAACGCTTGGGTGCGGAGGATGTGCGTATAGTAGATACTGAATCACGCGATGATGCTAGTTCTTCAACAGCGTTAGAAGCTATTGATAAGGCAACTGGTGTATTTTTTACAGGAGGCGATCAATCCCGCATTACAGACATATTAAAAGATACAGAAATTGATACCAAAATTCACAAGCGTTTTCAAGCAGGACTTGTTGTTGGCGGAACCAGTGCTGGGGCGGCTGTCATGCCAGATGTCATGATTGTAGAAGGGGATTCAGAGACAAATCCTCGGATGGAAATTGTCGATCTTGGTCCTGGTATGGGTTTTCTGCCAGGAGTTGTCATCGACCAGCATTTTTCTCAACGGGGACGTTTGGGACGTTTAATTGCTGCTTTAGCACAGCAACCTGCTGTTTTGGGATTTGGTATTGATGAAAATACGGCTATGATTGTCAGTAATGACCAACTGGAAGTTGTGGGAGAAGGTTCCGTTACAGTTGTAGATGATTCAAATATTACTCACAGTAATGTAGATGAAATATTAAAAGACGAGGCTTTGGCAGTTTGTGGTGCTAAGTTACATATTTTGCCACATGGATACAAATTCGATCTCAAAACTAGAAAGCCCATTCTAGATAATATCTCCCCAGCTACTAATCAGTCACAAAATAATAGCTCAGATGCTAACCAAACAGTAGGACAATCTACTGAGGCACAATTACTAAAGCAATTAGCTACATAAGAGACATTTTATTAGATTAATTATTTAGTAAAATAACTTCATGAAGTAGTAAAAAGCTACTTCTTTTTTATGCTCTTCAAAAGCATATATATTTGTCATATGCTAAAAAACATTCACTAAATCACATAGAAAAATACATTTTAAAATTAATAAAAAACATCATTAAAAAATATTTATCCTATTTTTTATCACTTCTAGTAATGTATATGTTTACTTTAAAAAATAATCTCTAATGTAAAACAAAGAAAACGAGCAAAGCAATTATCTAATTTTTTCAAAATTAATTCGTAAAAAAAAGACCGAGCGTTTATGACCAATAAAATAGAATTCAAGCTTTTTGCACCTCGTAATAAACAAGCAGCATTAATGGGTTCCTTTTCTAGCTGGAACCAAATCTCCATGACAAAGAATGAGCAAGGTTTTTTTCAGACTGTTATTGAGTTGGAAGATGGCATTTATCAGTATAAATTTCGGGTTCAACAGCTAAACTCGAATTCTGAAGTAGAGCAGTGGGTAGATGTTATCGATCCTTATAGTACAAATGTGAATGAAGCAGAAGGCACAAGTGTATTACAAGTCAAGGATGGAAAGAAAATTATCGATGATTATGTCTGGCAGTACAATAATAAAACGCTACCTGAAAATCAAGAGATAGTGTTGTATGAGATACACGTTGCTGATTTTACAAGAGGAGATAATAACTCTGGTAGACAAGGAAAGTATAATGATATCATCACTAAATTAGATTATCTCAGTGACTTAGGAATTAACACTATTCAGTTAATGCCAGTAACTGAATTTACCGGAAGTTATAGTTGGGGTTACAAAGTACGGCATTTCTTCGCTACAGAATCAAGTTATGGTTCAACCACGGATTTAAAGCAATTAATTGATGAATGCCATGCCAGAGGTATTCGATTCATCATTGATGGCATTTATAACCATTCTGATGAAGAATGTCCTTTGCTATTGATTGATCGTGACTACTGGTATTATCATTCAGCCAAAAATCCTGACGATCCAGATAGCTATTGGGGACCTGAATTTAATTATGAGTATTGTGATGAAGAACTAGACATTAAACCTGCTTGGCAGTTTGTTGGTGATGTCGTACGTTTTTGGATTGAAGAATATCACATTGATGGTATTCGCTTTGATGCTTTGAAGCAGTTAGGCAATTATGACTTTCTTGATTGGATTGCACAACAGGCAAAACAAGTAGCTGGGGAAAAATCTTTTTACAACGTGGGAGAACATATCCCAGAAACACCAGAACTAACTGTTGATTCTGGATCAATGGATGGTTGCTGGCGTGAAAGTTTTCGGATTTTCGTTTTAGATTATGTAAGTGGGAAAACGTTTAATTTAGAGCAGCTTAAAGAAGTTCTTGATGCAAAACGCCAAGGATTTTCTTATGCAACAAATATTGTTCATTATTTAGCTAGTCACGATCGCAATCACTTGATGGTAGAACTCGCCGATCGCGGTATATTTGATGCTGCTGCATTCCAACGAGCAAAATTAGCTGTTGTTCTCCAAATGACCGCAGTCGGAATCCCAATGATTAGTATGGGGGAAGAATTTGGTCAAGATACACGCCAAACTCCAAATCAACCGAATCCGTTAAAATGGTCATTGCTAGAAAATGCAGCAAACCGTAATTTGTGGGTACATTACCAGAAATTAATTAACTTACGATATCAAAATTCTGCCTTACATACAGAAAATATTGAGTTTTTCTACGCAGATCCAGAAGCTAAGTTGCTAGCTTACCAACGTTGGAATGACTCAGGT contains the following coding sequences:
- a CDS encoding acetate--CoA ligase family protein, giving the protein MVQSASTDVVRVNARATDVFDVFNLKHYEGPNQYLETGAIVFDIALTEYEKPLSIEEYVAVIGDRYPQLRTEKYQSHAHLFARTVSEVGKLDMGLHLEHWSIQYHPEYARIAVQSLHGKTARAVVYFVWDWFEAITQNREIVYEEQIRILQNKFRQSVYGGPTVYALLRTADKKSIPTFYLWDEGLMQYGYGSKQVRGVATTFDCDSHLDSDFTTRKDDCKAFLGTLGFPVPGGDLVTSLKEATAAAADIGYPVAVKPVVGHKGIGVTADVQNSEELKSAYNRAVNAIPEDQPIRIIVEKSISGSDFRLLCVNGRFVAATERRPASVIGDGESTVAELIERENRKPARLDTPTSAMSKIQCDEAMELYLEEQGLSLDSILEQERTVSLRKVANLSAGGFSIDATRDVHHDNIILAQDIAQHFRLTCLGIDVITHSLSQSWKSGNFGIIEINAAPGIFMHLNPAVGESVDVPSHILETFFESGNHARIPIITFNRVSVGELQETIDHILLQHPNWTIGAVCQDGVFVNRSPKVLNKEYNNNIQNLLRNPRLDLLIAEYNEEVLEKEGIFYYGSNMVVLNDPTETEMILARDVFEDSTIVVKERDNISIRRRGLIEDYTLGAGEPFTRVYLKEIGTIL
- a CDS encoding cyanophycinase, encoding MAQSQTKGQLVIIGGAEDKEGECTILREFVRRAGGTKARIVIMTAATELPREVGENYIRIFERLGAEDVRIVDTESRDDASSSTALEAIDKATGVFFTGGDQSRITDILKDTEIDTKIHKRFQAGLVVGGTSAGAAVMPDVMIVEGDSETNPRMEIVDLGPGMGFLPGVVIDQHFSQRGRLGRLIAALAQQPAVLGFGIDENTAMIVSNDQLEVVGEGSVTVVDDSNITHSNVDEILKDEALAVCGAKLHILPHGYKFDLKTRKPILDNISPATNQSQNNSSDANQTVGQSTEAQLLKQLAT
- a CDS encoding alpha-amylase family glycosyl hydrolase, yielding MTNKIEFKLFAPRNKQAALMGSFSSWNQISMTKNEQGFFQTVIELEDGIYQYKFRVQQLNSNSEVEQWVDVIDPYSTNVNEAEGTSVLQVKDGKKIIDDYVWQYNNKTLPENQEIVLYEIHVADFTRGDNNSGRQGKYNDIITKLDYLSDLGINTIQLMPVTEFTGSYSWGYKVRHFFATESSYGSTTDLKQLIDECHARGIRFIIDGIYNHSDEECPLLLIDRDYWYYHSAKNPDDPDSYWGPEFNYEYCDEELDIKPAWQFVGDVVRFWIEEYHIDGIRFDALKQLGNYDFLDWIAQQAKQVAGEKSFYNVGEHIPETPELTVDSGSMDGCWRESFRIFVLDYVSGKTFNLEQLKEVLDAKRQGFSYATNIVHYLASHDRNHLMVELADRGIFDAAAFQRAKLAVVLQMTAVGIPMISMGEEFGQDTRQTPNQPNPLKWSLLENAANRNLWVHYQKLINLRYQNSALHTENIEFFYADPEAKLLAYQRWNDSGSRVVVVVNLGDRHLTNYCVKNLPTDGAWHEWISDTVAQASENNLYVDLLEYEAKVFGSQ